A window from Deinococcus betulae encodes these proteins:
- a CDS encoding DUF3995 domain-containing protein, whose product MNAEPGGVVAGVLVLVAGLHVLWGLGLFWPARDAGHLARMVIGGRDARDLPPPVACLGVAAALLLAAALVWLAPEGAPLVRLGAGAVGGVLLLRGAGGFFMPLLAPQFGTQPFARLNTWAYSPLCLLLGGVVLVSLV is encoded by the coding sequence ATGAACGCAGAGCCAGGTGGGGTGGTGGCGGGGGTACTGGTGCTGGTGGCTGGCCTGCATGTGCTGTGGGGCCTGGGCCTCTTCTGGCCAGCCCGCGACGCCGGGCACCTGGCCCGAATGGTGATAGGAGGCCGTGACGCCCGCGACCTGCCCCCGCCGGTGGCCTGTCTGGGGGTGGCCGCCGCGCTGCTCTTGGCAGCGGCGCTGGTGTGGCTGGCCCCAGAGGGCGCGCCGCTGGTGCGTCTGGGGGCTGGGGCCGTGGGAGGCGTGCTGTTGCTGCGCGGCGCAGGTGGGTTTTTCATGCCCCTGCTGGCGCCGCAGTTCGGCACCCAGCCGTTTGCCCGGCTGAACACCTGGGCGTATTCGCCGCTGTGCCTGCTGCTGGGCGGCGTGGTTCTGGTCAGCCTGGTTTGA
- the pgm gene encoding phosphoglucomutase (alpha-D-glucose-1,6-bisphosphate-dependent), with protein MTISDLAGKRAPQRLLTNIPRLVAHYYETRPDPADPVQRVAFGTSGHRGTSLNGTFNEAHILATAQAVAEHRAAAGIEGPLYMGLDSHALSEPAWISALQVLAANGVRVRAQPGVLTATPLISHAILEHNRAGGGSAGHSLADGIVITPSHNPPQDGGFKYNPPSGGPADTDVTGAVQARANAILEGELREVNRLSLEDAMGALEDFDFITPYVRQLPEVIDIDAIRASSVRLGVDPLGGASLPIWDAIAAEYSLNLQVVNHDLDPRFAFMSVDRDGKIRMDCSSPYAMAGLLALKDDFNVAVGNDPDADRHGIVTAAGLMNPNHYLAVMIEYLFTHRPEWRPDAAIGKTLVSSALIDRVGAGVGRRVVEVPVGFKYFVGGLLDGSFGFGGEESAGASFLRRGGHAWTTDKDGIIPGLLAAEMTATTGKTPSERLADLSARYGETAYDRQDAAATPEQKRVLASLSPEQVTATTLAGDPITARLTRAPGNGAAIGGLKVTTDSAWFAARPSGTEDVYKIYAESFKGPDHLAQVMAEARDVVNAALGQ; from the coding sequence ATGACGATCAGCGACCTGGCTGGCAAGCGCGCCCCGCAGCGCCTGCTGACGAATATTCCCCGGCTGGTGGCCCACTATTACGAGACTCGGCCTGACCCGGCCGACCCGGTGCAGCGCGTGGCCTTTGGGACCAGCGGCCACCGGGGCACCAGCCTGAACGGCACCTTCAATGAGGCGCACATTCTGGCGACGGCCCAGGCGGTGGCCGAACACCGCGCGGCGGCGGGGATTGAGGGGCCGCTGTACATGGGGCTGGACAGCCACGCGCTGTCCGAACCTGCCTGGATCAGCGCCCTACAGGTGCTGGCCGCCAATGGCGTGCGGGTGCGCGCTCAGCCGGGCGTGCTCACAGCCACCCCGCTGATCAGTCACGCGATTCTGGAACACAACCGCGCCGGCGGGGGAAGTGCTGGGCACAGCCTGGCCGACGGCATCGTGATTACGCCCAGCCATAACCCGCCGCAGGACGGCGGCTTCAAATACAACCCCCCCAGCGGCGGCCCGGCCGATACCGACGTCACGGGCGCCGTGCAGGCCCGCGCCAACGCCATTCTGGAAGGGGAACTGCGTGAGGTGAACCGCCTGAGCCTGGAAGACGCGATGGGCGCGCTGGAAGACTTCGATTTCATCACGCCGTATGTGCGCCAGTTGCCGGAGGTGATTGACATCGACGCCATCCGGGCCAGCAGCGTGCGGCTGGGGGTGGACCCGCTGGGCGGCGCCAGCCTGCCCATCTGGGACGCCATCGCCGCTGAGTACAGCCTGAACCTGCAGGTCGTCAACCACGACCTGGACCCGCGCTTTGCCTTCATGAGCGTGGACCGTGACGGCAAGATTCGCATGGACTGCTCCAGCCCCTACGCGATGGCGGGGCTGCTGGCCCTGAAAGACGACTTCAATGTGGCCGTGGGCAACGACCCCGACGCAGACCGCCACGGCATCGTGACGGCCGCCGGCCTGATGAACCCCAACCACTACCTGGCCGTCATGATCGAGTACCTGTTCACGCACCGCCCGGAGTGGCGCCCGGACGCCGCCATCGGCAAGACGCTGGTGAGCAGCGCGCTGATTGACCGGGTGGGCGCCGGGGTGGGCCGCCGCGTGGTGGAGGTGCCGGTGGGCTTCAAGTACTTTGTGGGCGGGCTACTGGACGGCTCATTTGGTTTTGGCGGCGAGGAGTCGGCGGGGGCCAGTTTCCTGCGCCGGGGCGGCCACGCCTGGACGACCGACAAGGACGGCATCATTCCGGGCCTGCTGGCCGCCGAGATGACCGCCACCACCGGCAAGACCCCCAGCGAACGCCTGGCCGACCTGAGCGCCCGCTACGGTGAGACCGCCTATGACCGCCAGGACGCCGCCGCTACCCCAGAGCAGAAGAGGGTGCTGGCCAGCCTCAGCCCCGAGCAGGTCACGGCCACCACGCTGGCCGGCGACCCGATCACCGCCCGCCTGACCCGCGCGCCGGGCAACGGGGCGGCCATCGGCGGGCTGAAGGTCACCACCGATTCGGCCTGGTTTGCGGCGCGGCCCAGCGGCACCGAGGACGTGTACAAGATTTACGCCGAGAGCTTCAAGGGACCAGACCACCTGGCCCAGGTGATGGCCGAGGCGCGCGACGTGGTGAACGCGGCGCTGGGGCAGTAG
- a CDS encoding MHYT domain-containing protein: MEDSGILPHTWNSSYLVMGYLILALGSYLALEFAGRAGSNIRNVANRFWLVGQVLVFGHVLWATHFLAKMAFGLNTALTVDYRFMILTGALTLLALFPAFLVVYTGRFSFWRLGLAGTVAGGGLALMHYVGRFGDSAAGTEIQVNGWLMAAFVLVSILVSSGALYLSRLVAFRGMQQLNRVRQVAVQTGGALLISAGFFGAALLGMASLSYRITDVLKVGNAAAGADVQLLTLVTIVISFLLLGLAVTSVLMDAGRSGDDELDFGDLGASAAD, encoded by the coding sequence ATGGAAGACAGTGGCATCTTGCCCCACACCTGGAACAGTTCGTATCTCGTGATGGGCTACCTCATCCTGGCGCTGGGGTCGTACCTGGCCCTGGAATTTGCAGGCCGGGCCGGAAGCAATATTCGCAACGTGGCGAACCGCTTCTGGCTGGTCGGGCAGGTGCTGGTCTTCGGCCACGTGCTGTGGGCCACCCATTTTCTGGCCAAGATGGCCTTTGGCCTGAACACGGCGCTGACGGTGGATTACCGCTTTATGATCCTGACCGGCGCGCTGACGCTGCTGGCCCTGTTTCCGGCGTTTCTGGTGGTGTACACCGGCCGCTTTTCGTTCTGGCGTCTGGGTCTGGCCGGTACGGTCGCTGGCGGCGGCCTGGCACTGATGCACTATGTGGGCCGCTTTGGTGATTCGGCCGCCGGAACGGAAATTCAGGTCAACGGGTGGCTGATGGCGGCGTTCGTGCTCGTCTCTATCCTGGTGAGCAGCGGCGCCCTCTACCTGTCGCGCCTCGTGGCCTTCAGGGGTATGCAGCAGCTTAACCGCGTTCGTCAGGTCGCTGTTCAGACCGGCGGCGCGCTGCTGATCAGCGCCGGGTTCTTCGGGGCCGCGCTGCTCGGGATGGCCTCCCTGAGTTACCGGATCACCGATGTCCTGAAAGTCGGCAACGCCGCCGCCGGCGCCGATGTTCAGCTGCTGACTCTGGTGACCATCGTGATCTCCTTCCTGCTGCTGGGTCTGGCGGTCACCAGTGTCCTCATGGACGCCGGCCGCAGCGGGGACGACGAACTCGACTTCGGTGACCTGGGCGCCAGCGCCGCCGACTAA